The nucleotide sequence ACCTCCGGTTCGTCGTCGTGATCTCGGTGGTTCGCCTCCATTACTGCGTCAGTCTCGCACAGCGGTCCGACACGCAGCACATCTCTGCGTCACTGTTGACCATGGCGGAAGGCGGACGTCGTAGGGGGCGTGGTTCGGTGTTCCGGACCCACCTCCGGCGAGACTCAGCGAGTTACTTTGAGCATTCTTTGCGTCTATCCAGGCTCCGGGTGCGCAAGCGGTGGCCCGGCGAATGCAGTCCACCGATGGCACGTCTTCACCTCAAGGTCAGCCAGCACCCCCGTTACAAACTGCCCCGCCGCACGACGCGGCTCAACCCGCCCGAACCAGCCCGCGAAGCAGCCCAGCACCTCGGCCAGCACCCGATCCCACCGAGCAACAGCTACGCTGTCGCACGCGGCCACCGCCAGATCTGAAGTTATGTCCACAACGTACAGACGATCATGCGGAGGCCGCTCCGCGTCCACCACGCCTCATCAGCAACAGTTCAAACGGCGGCTGCCGTAACCCGGACGAAGGAGGCGCGGCGATGAATCTGGCACGTGCCGCGTGGCGCAGGAGCACCCGCAGCGACGCCAACAGCCAGTGCCTTGAGGCCGCGCTGAACCTTCCCGGCGTCGTGCCGGTGCGGGACAGCAAGGATCCCTCCGGGCCGGTGCTGGTGTTCGAGGCGGCGGCTTGGGCCGCGTTCGTGGCTTCGATGACGGTGGGTAAGACGGCAGACACACCGATCTCCTGACAGTTGGAAGACCGACTGGAGAACGACGTAGCTGCCGCACCCGACTGGATCAGGCTTTCCCGCGCAGGTAGGTCTCGGCCAACTGGCGTAAGCGGGCCCGGTCGAAGCTGTTCCCGTGGCCGGGATGGACGACGGAGACGTCGAGGTCGGCGAGGAACTCCATGCTCCGCCGGTAAGCGGCCACGTCCGAGTTCGGCAGGTTGTCGATCAGGGCACCCTCGTAGACGACGTCGCCGGAGTACAGGGTCCCGGTGCGCTCCTCCAGCAGGCCGATGCTGCCCGGTGTGTGGCCGGGCAGGTGCAGCACGGTAAGCACCCGCCCGCCGATGTCGATCCGGTCGCCGTCGTCGAGCGTCCGGCTCAGGGTCACCGGTTCGACGCGGTAACTAGCCGGGTCGTACCCGGGACGGGGCAGTACGTCGATCATGAGCCCCGGGACGGGCTCGCCCGCCGCGTCGATGCCGAGCTTGTCGAACAGTTCCGCGCCGTAGAGGCTCGCCGCTACGCCCGCCGCCAGCAGTTCCGCCTCGGCAAGGTGGGCGGCCCGGTCGGTGAACTCGGCCGCCCCGCCGACATGATCCAGGTGGGCGTGCGTGAGCAGGACCATCGGGTCGCGCTCGAACATGGCGGGAATCGCCTCCCGCAGGGCGACCACACCGAGCCCGGCGTCGACCACGACGTCCCGGTCGGTGCCGCGCAGCCACCAGAGGTTCGCCGAGAGCAGTTCGTCGACGTGCGGTTCCGAGATCCGGACGACGTCACCGTCCACTTCGGTCCGGGTGTACCAGTCGATCATGTCACCGAGTGTGCCAGCGCGGAGGGTCAGCCGGAGCCCTGCGGCGGGGCGAAGAGGTGGCCGGAGGCTTCCCGGCAGGCGGTACGGAGCTGGCCGAGCAGCGCGGCGGTGGCCGGCGGGTCGGGTGGCGGGCCGGGCAGTGCCGCGTACACCGAGCGGGCGTGGCCGGGCAGCGGTGCCGTCGTCACCCGGGGATCGCGGTGCGCCGCCAGCGCGAGGCCGGGCAGCAGGGTCACCCCGAGACCGGCGGCGACCAGCGCCTGCACGGCCACGTAGTCGTCGGTGGTGAAGGCCACGTCGGGGGTGAAGCCGGCCGCCGCGCAGGCCCGGAGCAGGTGGGTCCGGCAGCGCTCGCAGCCGGCGATCCAGCGCCGGTCCGCGTACCCGTCGAGCCCGGTTGCCGGGATCGCCGGGGTGCCGGCCGGGGTGACCAGGTGGATCGGCTCGTCCAGCAGGGGCAGCCGGCGCAGACCGGTGTCGTCCGGCGGGCCGTCGGGGTGGGAGAAGAGCAGGGCCAGGTCGACCTCACCGGCGCGCAGCAGCCGGAGCGCCGTCGGCGGCTCCGCCTCCACCAGTCGCAGCTCGACGCCGGGATGGGCAGCCGCGAAGCCGGCCGCCGCCACCGGCACCACCGTGCCGAGCGCGGACGGGAAGGCGGCCAGCCGGACCCGGCCGGCCCGCAAGCCGGTGTGCGCCGCCAACTCGGCCTCGGCGGCGTCGAGCCGGCCCAGGATCTCCTCGGCCCGTTCGGCGAGCAGCCGGCCCGCCTCGGTGAGCCGGATCCCCCGGCGATCCGCTGCACCAGCCGGGCGCCGGTCTCGGCCTCCAGCCGGGCCAGGTGGTGGCTGATCGACGGCTGGGCGTACCGCAGCGCCTGCGCGGCGGCGGTGACCGAACCGTGCCGGGCGACCGCCGCGAGCACCCGGAGCCGGGTCACGTCGAGCATGGCGCCAACGTATCAACCGGGTCTATGGGTCAGGACGACAGTTGGCATTGGACCGATGGGATGCCGGCCGGCCGCGCACGACTCGTGGCGGGCCGGCAGTTGCGTGCGCCGGCCGATCCGCACGACGGTCGAGGGCCTCGCCACCGGGCGGGGGTTCCCGCTGCCGCAACGGCTGGTCCGGGGGCGGCTGCACGACTTCCACCTGGTCACCGACGCGCAGATCGCGCAGGCGCAGCGGCTGCTGGCCAGCTGCGCACACACCCTGGCCGAGGGAGCCGGGGCGGCCGGCCTGGCGGCGGTGCTCGCCCGGCCGGACGTGTTCGCCGGCCGGCGGTTGGTTGTGGTGTGCACCGGAGGAAACGCCTCCGCCACCGAGATCGCGGCCCTCGGGCAACCCCGTACCCAGGACGGGTAGGGGCGCGGAGGACACCCCCGGAGGACTGGGCCGGTCGGCGGCGGTCTCAGGGAAAACTCCGGGTCGCCGATGGTTCCGGCCGCCGGGGCGGGCCGGAATACTTGGACACCGGCACTGGCCCAGCAGCACCTGCCCGCCGGCCGGGCGCCCGGAGCAGTCGGACGCCAGCGGGGGCGCCGGAGCGCCTGGACGCCGGCCGGGCGCCGGAGGCGGAAGGACCCCTTGACCGCGATAGACGGATACCTCGACGAGCTCGACCGCGCCCTGCGGGGGCCGCGGCGGGTCAAGGCCGACCTGCTCCGGGAGGCCCGGGACAGCCTGGTCGACGCGAGCGAGGCGTACCGGGACCTCGGTCTCGACCCGGGCACCGCCGACCGGCGGGCGGTCGACGACTTCGGCGCGGTCGGCCGGATCGCCCCCGGCTACCAGGCGGAACTCGCGCTGGCCCAGGGCCGCCGGACCGCGCTGCTGGCCGTGTTCGTCCTCGCCGTCCAGCCCCCGTTCTGGCGGCTGGTCTCGTGGCGGCTCGCCGAGCCGGATCCGCTGCCCGGGCTCTCCGGCGTGCTGGAGGACCTGGTGAGTTGGCTGGGCACCCTGGCGCTGGTGGTCGCCCTGCTGGCCGTCTGGGTCCTCGGGCACGGGATCCGGGTGTTCGGCGCCCGGCCCGGACACGCCCGGCTCACCGGGATCTTCGCCTGCGCACTGGCACCCGTCTTCAGTCTCAACGGCCTGCTGCTGGCGTTCTTCAGTCCGGCCGCCGACGCGCCGCCACTGATCCGGCTTCCGCTGGTGCTTGTGGTCCTGGTCACGCCGATGGCCCTGGTGGCGGTGCACGGCTCCCGCTGCCTGTCGGCGGCGCGTGCGGCGACCAGCCCGCCGGTACATCCGGTCAATTAGCGGTCGTCGCCAGGCGCGGCCCAGACGGAAACCGATCGGCTCGACCTGCGACCCGCTCGACTTTCATAAGTAGAGCATCTACATGTAGGTTGCTAACCTATCTTTGGCCGGGACGCGGTGCGGTCCCGGGCTCTGCGACGGAAGGAGCCGACAGTGTCGACCGAACCCGCCCCCGCCGCCCCTGGACCCGGCGCCACCCCCAGACCCGGCGCCACCCCGGACCGGGCCGGCGTCTTCGCCCGGCTGGCCGGCTGGGCGTACCGGCACCGCTGGGTGGCCGTGCTGAGCTGGGTCGCCGTGCTGGTCGGCCTCGCCGTGGCCGCCCAGGCGGTCGGCCCGGACTACCACAACGACCACTCGCTGCCGGGCACCGAGTCGCAGGCCGCCGCGGACCTGCTGGCCGAACACGGGTCCCGGCAGCGGGCGGCCAGCGTCGAGATCGTGCTGCACGACGCGGGCGGCCTCGCCGGTGCCCGCGAGCGGGTCGAACCGATGCTCGCCGAGGTACGCACCCTCGCCTCGGTCGCCGACGTGGCAAGCCCCTACGGGACGCCCGAGGCCGTCTCCGCCGACGGCACCATCGGGTACGCCACGGTGACCCTGGACGGGCCGGCCGAGGAGGTGCCGGCCGAGGACGTACGGGCGGTGATCGCCGCCGCGCGGGAGGTCGCCGGGGACGGGCTGCGGGTGGAGTTGGCCGGTGACCCGGTGCGGGCGGCCCAAGAGAGCGAGGGCGGCGCGGCGGAGGGCGCCGGACTGCTGGCGGCCCTGGTCATCCTGGTGATCCTCTTCGGTTCCCTGCTGGCCGCCTCGCTGCCGGTCGGGATCGCCGTCTTCGCGGTGGGCAGCACGCTCAGCCTGGTCGTCCTCGCCTCGCACGTCGCCACGATCGCCGACTACACCGCCCCGCTGATGGCCCTGGTCGGGCTCGGCGTCGGCATCGACTACGCGCTGCTGGTCTTCTCCCGGTTCCGCTCCGAGCTGCTGGACGGTGCCGACCGGGCCACCGCCACCCGGACCGCACTGGACACCGCCGGCCGTACCGTCTTCTTCGCCGCCTGCACGGTGGTGATCGCCCTGCTCGGCCTCGTCCTGCTCGGCCTCGGCTCGCTTCAGGGCGTGGCCGTGGCGGTGGCGCTGACCGTGCTGGTCACCATGCTCGCCTCGCTGACCCTGCTGCCCGCGCTGCTGGCGCTCTTCGGCGGGCGGGTCGAGCGCGTCATCCGGCGCCGCGCCGCGCGGGCGAAGCGGGCCGAGGGCGCGCTGTGGCGGAGCTGGGCCGGGTTCGTGCAGCGCCGGCCGTGGCTGGCCCTGCTGCTGCCGACGGCCCTGTTGCTGCTGCTCGCGGTGCCGGCCCTGGACATGCGGCTGGGCTTCGCCGACGCCGGCAGCGACGCACCGGGCTCGACCAGCCGGCAGGCGTACGACCTGATGTCGACCGGCTTCGGCCCCGGGCGCAACGGTCCACTGGTGGTAGTCGTCGAGGGCGGCCAGCCGGCGGCGACCGAGGTGCGGGACGCGCTGGCCGGGGCGGCCGGCGTCGCGGCGGTCACCCCGCTGTTCCCGGCCCCGGACGGGCAACTGCACACCCTGCTGCTCTTCCCGACCTCGGCCCCGCAGGACGCGGCCACGATGGAGCTGGTGCAACGGCTGCGCGACGAGGTGCTCCCGACCGTCGAGCGGAACACCGGGGTGCTCGTCTCGATCGGCGGCGGTACGGCGGCCGCGGTCGACTTCGCCGACGCGATCGCCGACCGGCTGCCGCTCTTCGTGGTCGTCGTGGTGGGCCTATCCGCCCTGCTGCTGGTACTCGTCTTCCGTTCCCTGCTCGTCCCGGTCAAGGCGGCGGTGCTCAACCTGCTCAGTGTGGCCGCCGCCCTGGGCGTGATCACCTACGTCTTCCAGTACGGCAACCTGGGCGTGCAGCCCGGCCCGGTCGAGGCGTTCGTACCCGTGCTCATCTTCGCCATCGTCTTCGGCCTCTCGATGGACTACGAGGTCTTCCTGGTGTCCCGGATGCACGAGCACTGGGAACGGCACCACGACGCGCAGGGCGCCGTCCGGGAGGGCCTGGCCACCACCGGGCGGATCGTGACGGCCGCCGCCGCCATCATGATCGTGGTGTTCAGTGCCTTCCTCTTCGACCCGGGGCGGATGCTGCGACAGTTCGGGCTCGGCCTGGCGGTGGCGATCTTCGTGGACGGCTTCGTCATCCGCTGCCTGATCCTGCCCGCGGTGATGCGGCTCTTCGGCGCCCGCGCCTGGTGGCTGCCGTCCTGGTTGGACCGCTGGCTGCCCCGGGTCGCCCTGGAACGGCCCGAGCCGGCCGCCCCGGCCCCCGCCGGCACGCCGACCTCCAGCCCGGTCTGATCCCTTCCTCACGGCGGCCCGGGTTGCCGGCGGGACTACCCTCGGGCGGGTGCGCGATCCCCTGGTCCTCGCCGTCGCCCAGCCGCGCTGCCTGGCGCACGACGTGGTGGCGAACGCCGACGCCCACGCCGAGGCGGTCCGGGCCGCCGGAGCCCGGGTGCTGGTCTTTCCCGAGATGTCACTGACCGGGTACGAGTTCGACGCCGCACCGGTCGACCCCGGCGATTCCCGCCTCGCCCCGGTCGTGACGGCCTGCGCCGAGACCGGGACGCTGGCGCTGGTCGGCGCACCGGTGGCCGGCGAGCGGGGACGGCGGCACATCGGTGTGCTGGCGGTCGACGGCGACGGAGCGCGGGTGGCGTACCGGAAGATGTTCCTCGGTGGGTCCGAGCCGGCGCACTTCGCGCCGGGCGACGGGCCGGCGGTGGTCGAGGTGGCCGGCTGGCGGCTCGGGCTCGCCGTCTGCAAGGACACCGGGATACCGGAGCACGCCGCCGGGACCGCCTCGCTCGGCATCGACGCCTACCTCGCCGGGGCGCTGGACCACGCGGCGGAGTGGGGCGTCCAGGCGGAGCGGGCCCTGCGCACCGCTGCCGCGCACCGGGTCTGGGTGGCCACTGCCAGCTTCGCCGGCGCCACCGGTGGCGGGTTCACCCACGCCGCCGGACGGTCGAGGATCTGGGCCCCGGACGGTCGGGTGGTCGCCGAGGCCGGACCCGAGCCGGACGAGGTGGTCCGGGCGACCCTCGCCTGAGCACCCCGACCCCGACCCCGGAGCTGGCGGCCCACCGAGGTCGGGACGCGTTCAGGCAGTGCCCGCGCTCAGGCTGTGCCCGCGCTCAGGCCGCGACGCGGTCGGCGGGTGGGCGGCGACGTCGCGCGGTGTCGGTGAGTGATCGCGGCCGGAAGAGGGCGTTCGGGCTGTACCGGTCGGTGCCGGGCGGCACGATCTCGTCGATCCGGTCGAGGGTGGCGTCGTCCAGGGTGAGCGCGGCGCCGTCGAGCAGGTCCTCCAGTTGCCGCATGGTCCGCGGCCCGATGATCGCCGAGGTGACGGCGGGATGGGCCACGGTGAAGGCCACTGCCAGCTGCGGCAGGGTGCAGCCGAGGCCGGTCGCGACCTCGACGAGCTGTTCGACGATGTCGAGCTTGGCTGCGTTTCCGGCGATCGTGGGATCGAAGTTCCCCGGGCGGAGTGCGGCCCGCCCGGTGGACAGGTCGATCGGCTGGTCCCGGCGGTATCTGCCGGTGAGGAACCCGAAGGCCAGCGGACTCCAGACCAGTACTCCCATGCCGTAGCGCTGGCAGACGGGCAGCAGCGAGGTTTCGATCCCCCGGGCCAGGATCGAGTACGGCGGCTGTTCGGAGCGGAAGCGTTCGAAGCCGCGCCGCGCGGAGACGTGCTGCGCCTCGACGATCTCCTCGGCCGGGAAGGTCGAGCAGCCGAAGGCACGGATCTTGCCCTGGCGTACGAGGTCGCTGAGTACCGACAGGGTCTCCTCGATGTCGGTGGCGGGGTCGGGGCGGTGCACCTGGTAGAGGTCGATCCACTCGGTGTCCAGCCGCCGTAGGCTCTCCTCGACCGCCCGCAGGATCCACCGGCGGGAGTTGCCGCTGCGGTTGCGGCCCTCGCCCATCTGGAAGTGCACCTTGGTGGCGAGTACGACGTCGTCGCGCCGGCCGCGCAGCGCCTTTCCGACGATTTCCTCGGACTCGCCCTGGCCGTACATGTCGGCGGTGTCGACGAAGTTGATTCCCCGGTCGAGGGCGGCGTGGATGATCCGGACGCAGTCGTCGTGGTCGGGATTGCCGACGGCCCCGAACATCATCGTCCCGAGGCAGTGCACACTGACCTCGATTCCGGTCCCGCCGAGAGTGCGATAGCGCATGGTGCTGCACCCTAGGAGCTAGAGTCGACTCTAGGTCAACCTCGGTACGCTGAGCGACATGACCGAGGTCCCGACGGCGTTGAGTATCGGCCAGCTCGCCGAACGCACCGGCCTGAGCGTGCACGCGCTCCGCTTCTACGAGCACGAGGGGCTCTTCGTCAATCCCGTCCGACGCGGGCCCGGCGGCCGGCGCGTCTACGACCAGGACGACGTGGACTGGCTGACCGTCTGCGTCATCCTGCGCGCCTCGGGGATGCCGCTGCCCGTGCTCCGCCGGTACACCGACCTGGTCCGGGCCGGGGCCGGCAACGAGCGGGAGCGGCTGACCCTGCTCCGGGAGCACCACGGCCAGGTCGCGGAGCAGATCGACAGGCTCACCCAGTCCCTGGACCTGGTCAGGTTCAAGATCGGGGTGTACGAGGACCTGCTGGACCAGGAAGCAGGCGTACCTGCCGGCTAGCGGCGTCCGGGTCGGTGAAGGCGAGCAGCCGGTCGGCCTCCGCCTCGATCTCGGTGTACTCGACCGGGGTTAGCCGGCGCAGCGGACGTACGGTCAGCACGGCGGCACCGTCCGTCCGGGACGTCGACCACATCGCGGCCACCGTCCCGTCGACAAGCACCGTGGCCGCCACCGCCGCACCGACGCAGACCTGCCGGCGTTCCTGGTCGGTCATGATCCGGCTCCGGTCGGCGTACGCCAGCAGCGGCGCGTCGAACTCCGGCAGCAGCCGTACCGGGGCGGGCAGG is from Micromonospora sp. WMMD1102 and encodes:
- a CDS encoding DUF397 domain-containing protein translates to MNLARAAWRRSTRSDANSQCLEAALNLPGVVPVRDSKDPSGPVLVFEAAAWAAFVASMTVGKTADTPIS
- a CDS encoding MBL fold metallo-hydrolase, translated to MIDWYTRTEVDGDVVRISEPHVDELLSANLWWLRGTDRDVVVDAGLGVVALREAIPAMFERDPMVLLTHAHLDHVGGAAEFTDRAAHLAEAELLAAGVAASLYGAELFDKLGIDAAGEPVPGLMIDVLPRPGYDPASYRVEPVTLSRTLDDGDRIDIGGRVLTVLHLPGHTPGSIGLLEERTGTLYSGDVVYEGALIDNLPNSDVAAYRRSMEFLADLDVSVVHPGHGNSFDRARLRQLAETYLRGKA
- a CDS encoding LysR substrate-binding domain-containing protein, translating into MAAHTGLRAGRVRLAAFPSALGTVVPVAAAGFAAAHPGVELRLVEAEPPTALRLLRAGEVDLALLFSHPDGPPDDTGLRRLPLLDEPIHLVTPAGTPAIPATGLDGYADRRWIAGCERCRTHLLRACAAAGFTPDVAFTTDDYVAVQALVAAGLGVTLLPGLALAAHRDPRVTTAPLPGHARSVYAALPGPPPDPPATAALLGQLRTACREASGHLFAPPQGSG
- a CDS encoding pyridoxal-phosphate dependent enzyme, whose amino-acid sequence is MAPTYQPGLWVRTTVGIGPMGCRPAAHDSWRAGSCVRRPIRTTVEGLATGRGFPLPQRLVRGRLHDFHLVTDAQIAQAQRLLASCAHTLAEGAGAAGLAAVLARPDVFAGRRLVVVCTGGNASATEIAALGQPRTQDG
- a CDS encoding permease prefix domain 1-containing protein; this translates as MTAIDGYLDELDRALRGPRRVKADLLREARDSLVDASEAYRDLGLDPGTADRRAVDDFGAVGRIAPGYQAELALAQGRRTALLAVFVLAVQPPFWRLVSWRLAEPDPLPGLSGVLEDLVSWLGTLALVVALLAVWVLGHGIRVFGARPGHARLTGIFACALAPVFSLNGLLLAFFSPAADAPPLIRLPLVLVVLVTPMALVAVHGSRCLSAARAATSPPVHPVN
- a CDS encoding MMPL family transporter yields the protein MSTEPAPAAPGPGATPRPGATPDRAGVFARLAGWAYRHRWVAVLSWVAVLVGLAVAAQAVGPDYHNDHSLPGTESQAAADLLAEHGSRQRAASVEIVLHDAGGLAGARERVEPMLAEVRTLASVADVASPYGTPEAVSADGTIGYATVTLDGPAEEVPAEDVRAVIAAAREVAGDGLRVELAGDPVRAAQESEGGAAEGAGLLAALVILVILFGSLLAASLPVGIAVFAVGSTLSLVVLASHVATIADYTAPLMALVGLGVGIDYALLVFSRFRSELLDGADRATATRTALDTAGRTVFFAACTVVIALLGLVLLGLGSLQGVAVAVALTVLVTMLASLTLLPALLALFGGRVERVIRRRAARAKRAEGALWRSWAGFVQRRPWLALLLPTALLLLLAVPALDMRLGFADAGSDAPGSTSRQAYDLMSTGFGPGRNGPLVVVVEGGQPAATEVRDALAGAAGVAAVTPLFPAPDGQLHTLLLFPTSAPQDAATMELVQRLRDEVLPTVERNTGVLVSIGGGTAAAVDFADAIADRLPLFVVVVVGLSALLLVLVFRSLLVPVKAAVLNLLSVAAALGVITYVFQYGNLGVQPGPVEAFVPVLIFAIVFGLSMDYEVFLVSRMHEHWERHHDAQGAVREGLATTGRIVTAAAAIMIVVFSAFLFDPGRMLRQFGLGLAVAIFVDGFVIRCLILPAVMRLFGARAWWLPSWLDRWLPRVALERPEPAAPAPAGTPTSSPV
- a CDS encoding carbon-nitrogen hydrolase family protein, which produces MRDPLVLAVAQPRCLAHDVVANADAHAEAVRAAGARVLVFPEMSLTGYEFDAAPVDPGDSRLAPVVTACAETGTLALVGAPVAGERGRRHIGVLAVDGDGARVAYRKMFLGGSEPAHFAPGDGPAVVEVAGWRLGLAVCKDTGIPEHAAGTASLGIDAYLAGALDHAAEWGVQAERALRTAAAHRVWVATASFAGATGGGFTHAAGRSRIWAPDGRVVAEAGPEPDEVVRATLA
- a CDS encoding aldo/keto reductase — translated: MRYRTLGGTGIEVSVHCLGTMMFGAVGNPDHDDCVRIIHAALDRGINFVDTADMYGQGESEEIVGKALRGRRDDVVLATKVHFQMGEGRNRSGNSRRWILRAVEESLRRLDTEWIDLYQVHRPDPATDIEETLSVLSDLVRQGKIRAFGCSTFPAEEIVEAQHVSARRGFERFRSEQPPYSILARGIETSLLPVCQRYGMGVLVWSPLAFGFLTGRYRRDQPIDLSTGRAALRPGNFDPTIAGNAAKLDIVEQLVEVATGLGCTLPQLAVAFTVAHPAVTSAIIGPRTMRQLEDLLDGAALTLDDATLDRIDEIVPPGTDRYSPNALFRPRSLTDTARRRRPPADRVAA
- a CDS encoding MerR family transcriptional regulator, encoding MTEVPTALSIGQLAERTGLSVHALRFYEHEGLFVNPVRRGPGGRRVYDQDDVDWLTVCVILRASGMPLPVLRRYTDLVRAGAGNERERLTLLREHHGQVAEQIDRLTQSLDLVRFKIGVYEDLLDQEAGVPAG